The DNA segment ATCTCCAACAATATGAATAATTCCTCTTTTATTGGAATTTATAACATCGACAATTCCAGTTGCAACATCGTCTGCAAAGAGATATGTGCCAAATCTATCTGAAAATGCTTTAGGATATGGCCATTTTTTTCTAGCAGCAAAATTTGTTCTAATGATTAAATAATTTGGTATTTTTTTAACCTCTTGCTCTCCTAATAATTTTGACAAAGCATAGAAATTTTCTGGATATGGGATAGATGACTCATCATACATTCCTGTGTTGCCATCAAAAACACACGCAGTACTTACATAAACAAATTTTCCATTCGGATTTGTTTTCATTAATCCATCAATGAGATTTATTGTTCCATCCACATTTGTTTTCCATGTTAATTCCCTTTCTTCTTCACATTTTCGTATACTCGTAATTGCAGCTGTGTGTATTACAATGTCAATTTTTTCTCTATTGAAGAAATTGGTTACTTGTTCTTTATTTGTAATATCTAATTCTTTATGATTTGGAGTTATTGCATCAGGAAATTTTTTCTTTAACTCAGAACCAAGAGCACCTGAAGAGCCAGTAATCAAAATTTTCAAATTATTCATAATATTTACTAAAATTTTTGTCTCTCAATTTTACCACTTAGTATATTTGCTACTCTATCAGAGGTCTTGTTATCTCCTAAAGAATTAATCCATTCTAATTTATTTTTTGATGAAGTAATTAATTTAACAGATTTCACAAGATTATCAGGTTCTAACCCTGAAAGTATATTTCCACCGGCTTCGATGTATTCTGGGCGTTCTGTACTTTCTCTAATAGTAACACATGGAACCCCAAAAAACAATGCCTCTTCTGGAACAGTTCCTGAATCTGTAATTATGCAAAACGCATTTTTTTCTAATTTAGTAAAATCAAAAAATCCTAGAGGCTTAATACATTCTATGCATTTGGGAATTTTTTTCTTAATTTTACTAAGAGTTCTTGGATGTATGGGGTAGATTATTCTTTTCTTAAATTTTAAATGAATCTTTTCTAAACCTGAAAATATTTTTTCTAAACTCTTTGGATCATCAACATTTTCACTTCTATGAGCAGTTATCAAAAAATAATCTTTTGTACCAAGTTTCATTTTTTCCAATACAGAACTATTCTCAATTTGTTTTGTAAAATAATTAATCACTTCAATTATTGGATTTCCAACAACATAGATTTTACTAGTATGGATATTTTCCCTTATCAGATTCTCTCTTGAATAATTTGTATATGGTAAAAGAACTGATGAGAGATGATCTATCAAAACACGATTTTTTTCTTCTGGCATTCGAAAATCATATGCTCTCATACCAGCTTCTAAATGCACAATCTTTATTCCATGATGTGAGGCTGGAATAGCTGCTAATCCACTATTTGTATCACCTAAAATGAGTAAAACATCTGGTTTTTCTTTTAAAATAATTTTTTCACTTTTTTCTATAATTTCCCCAATTTCTTTTCCATAATTTCCTGTATTGACTTTTAGATTATAATCTGGCTTTCTAATTTTTAGATCTTTAAAGAATATTCGATTTAACTCTGGTGTGAAATTTTGATTGGTGTTAACCATAATATGTTCAAAATTAGTTTCTAATTTGGCAAAAATTCTACTTAATCTTATTATTTCAGGCCTAGTTCCAAAAATTGACATAACTTTCATATTTTTCTTTGATTCTGTAGATGAATTAAAACTTTCAATAGTTTTTACAGCCTAAATGCTGAAATAGATTCTAAAATAATTATTCGAATTGAATACGACTAATTTATTAATTCATAATTTTAAATCAGTTTGATTTGAAATATTCTAATGTTTTGAATAACAAAAATATCTTGATAACTGGAGGTACGGGTAGTTTTGGACATCAAATGATTAAAGAATTAATGCCTTACAAACCTAAAACTGTTAGAATTTTTAGTCGAGATGAAGATAAACAGCATTCAATGAAAATGGAATTAGAAAAGGAACCTATCTTTAAAAAAATAGAATTCGTTATTGGTGATGTTCGTGATTATGATAGAATGTATACTGTTACAAAAGATATTGATATAGTTTTTCATGCTGCTGCTCTTAAACAAGTACCTACTGTGGAATCACATCCATATGAAGCTGTAAAAACAAATATTTTTGGAGCATATAATGTTGTTAAAGCCTCTGTAGTAAGAAAAGTCAAAAATGTTATTGCGGTTAGTACTGACAAAGCAGTTAAACCAGTAAATGCTATGGGAATGACTAAAGCCTTACAAGAAAAAATTATTCTTTCTGATGATTTATCAAAAGATGGAACAAAATTTTGTTGTGTAAGATATGGAAATGTTCTTGGAAGTAGAGGAAGCGTAATCCCATTATGGAATTCAAAAATAGAAGCAAAACAACCTTTGCCAATAACTCATAAAGAAATGACTCGATTTTTACTTACATTATCTGATGCCATAGATTTAGTATTTTATTCTCTTAAACATGGAAAAGGTGGGGAAATTTTTGTTAAAAAAGCTCCAGCTGCAAAAATGACTGATCTTGCATTAGCATATGCTGAATTGAAAACAGGAAAGAAAGACTATCCTCTAGAATTTATTGGTGTAAGAGCTGGAGAAAAAATTGATGAAGTACTTGTTTCTCATGAAGAGATGAGACGTGCTCAAGAAAGGAAAGATCATTTTGTTATTAATCGAGAAAATGATTTTGATATAACATCTTTAAAGAAATCTCTAAAAAATATTGAATATGATTCAAGCAATGCAAATCATTTGAGTATAAAAGAACTAAAAGAAATTATGAAAAAACTCAATTGGGTTTTGTAAGTTTACATTTTTGATTATTTTTTAATTGTATTAAAATAAATTTTAAATATATTATCTGTGATTGATTTTGGCAATTTTTTTACTATTTTGTCTCTTATCAAATGTCTAATTTTAATTGATATTGGTTTTCTTCTTACCTTTTCTTTTAATGCATTTTGATATTTTTCTCGTTCTTTCAATTCTAATTTATCAAGAATCATTTTTCTAATACTATTTGCTTTATCTAACGATTCTCCAATTTTTGATTGGGTAAGTTGTTCCTCATGAACTCTGTATTTTGCTAGAATTTTTGGAATTAAATGCAATCTACATCCATAAATAACACAAAACCTTAACCACAATTCATAATCTTCAGCATAACCAATTGTTTCATTAAATCCTCCATATCGTTCTAATGCTGATTTGTGAATTAAACTTGTAATTCCATTACCAATATGATGATCTAATAAAATAATATTAAAATCAAATAGATCTAGATTATTGTAATTTGGCTCAATAAATTGTTTGATTGTTTTACTATTTGAATCAATTATGTCGTAATTAGAGTATAGTATCGTATTTTGTTTATTTTCAATTTTTTCAGACTCTGTTATTAATTCCTCAACTGCATTAGGATATAATACATCATCTGCACTCATCCATTTAAACCAGTCTCCTGTCATTTTTTCTATTGCTAAATTAAATGCAGATGCTGTCCCTCCATTTAATTTTGAAATTATTTTAATTCTATCCGAATACTCTTTTAGAATTTCTAAAGAGTTATCTGTTGAACCATCATTAACTGCAATTATTTCAATATTCTTGTATGTTTGATTTAAAACAGATTCAATACATTCTTTTAAATATTTTTCAGCATTATAAACTGGAATAATGATTGAAACTTTCATTTTTGATTATTTTTTTTCTGGAAAACTATGACCTTTAATTAATAGATCTAATTTCCTTTCAATTTCTTTGATTCTTTTAATATCCTCTTCTGATAATTTCTCATTTTGAAGAATTTTAACATTTGTTCTCAAAAGTTCTACATACAGTGGAGCAAACACTTCTTTCCAAAAGCCAGGAGGTAATCTATAGAAATATGGATTTATTTCTGTTTCAACTTCTATTTGAGATCTCTGAGCTCTACTTCGTTTAACATGCCAATATCCCATACTGATACTTAGAGGTACCGCAATCGCCATTACGACAATTATCCATTCTGTAAAACCAGGAAATATATTCTTTAGAGTAGGAATGTTTTGAACAGCTAAATAATATGTGGTAACCATCATGTTTGCAACTGCTATCACAAAAACAAGATACATCGAGTATCCCTGCCTTAAGTAATACCATACTCTAAAAGGATTAACCTTCTTTACATTCATGATCGATTTCTCCTAAACACTCTCATTTTACTCTTTTATCCTATTTATGTAAACTTAAATAACAATTATCTGTTTATGAAATTTCTTTAATTGCCAAAGTATTTTTATCTGGTTCTGGAAATGTGACATTATATCCTCGTTTTTCAAAAATTTCTGGCTTAATGAGAGATTTATGTAATTGATAAGGATTTTTGCCCATTCCCCATGCATCCTCTTCATTTTTCTCATTTAATTCAAATTGTTTAGGTGTGTATATAATCACTTTTCTTCTTGATATCCTTTCCATTTCATCAAGAAGCTTTAAACTTGTTTCTTCATTCATATGTTCTAAAACATCTAGAGAAATAACTATATCAAAACTATTATCTAAAAAAATCTCTGTATTTTCCACATTTGATTTTAAAACAATATATCGCTCTTTGTTTTTTTCTAGATATTTTTCCCAAATATCTACCCCTACTATCATTTTGCAATTAAGATTGGCAGGAATTGATTTTTTACCTTTTAATCTTTCTAATGTGGATAATTCTGGATGTTTTTCAATGGAATCTGTAGTTGCCTGCATAATTCCACATCCTAAATCTAAAACAATATCTGAACTATTAACATGATTCTGAATAATCTCTCCTAACCAATTCATCACATTTAGTTAATACTAGTAATAATAATTGTTTTCTCAAACATATTGAAATATTACAAGATATATTAAAATTAGTTTGAAAATGTCTATTGCAATTCTAGGTCAGAATTAAAAAGATTATTTCTTATATGATGATTAAGTAATCATAATCTCTTCAATAAATTCAAGTATATTTCTTTGAAATTTTTTGGTTTGAAATTTTTCTATATGTCTTTTTAATTCTGGCAGATATTTGTCAAAATCTCCTCTCAATGCTGCCTCAATTTTCATTTTAGCATCATTTTCATCATTTTCTTTATAACGTAATTCTTCAAATGGGACTGTCTCTTTATGTGCAGAATTATCAGGAACAATTGGTATGCATCCTGATGCTATACTTTCTACAACGGAAATCCCAAAAGTCTCTATGGATGGATGAAAGTATACCTTTGATGAAAACAATATTTCTATCAGACTTTTTTGTGAAATATTATTATAAAGATGGATGTTTTTATAATTTTCTAGTTGTTTTTTTAGATCATCATAAAATTCAATTTGTTTAAGCTTTGAATTTCCAATAACGCTAAAATCTACTTCACAGCATTTTAATATTTTACTAAAAAAAGTAAAATTCTTTTCAGGAGCATATCTTGTAATTGAAACCACTTTCTCTGTTTTCACTATCTTATTTGAAAATAATTCTAAATTGACTGGAGGATAAATAATCTTAGAATCTACACCAAATAATTTTTTAATACTATTTTTTGTAAACTCTGAATTTGATATTAAATGAATATTTTCTTCGTTAAAATGTTTGAGATTATTTTTTATGTCATTTTGTACAATCTTATATAATATACCGCGCCAACCTGGAATTTTTTGATCAATAAATTTTTTTTCATACTCAAATGTACTATGACAATAAAGAATAATTTTTTTTCTTGGTAAAAACCTGAACCCAAATCCTCCATCCATCACAATAATTAAATCTTGATCATTTACTTTTGAATAAATTTTTTTATTTTCAATCTGTTTTTTTAACTTCCATAGATATGGCATGGTAGAATTAATTTTCTTAATTTCAAATTTTTTTGATTTTTCAAATTCAGTGTCAGTAGAAGTGTATAAAGTGATATCATGATTTGTTTTTTTTAATGCATCAATTAATGCAGAAGTTGTCCTCTCAGCTCCCCCTAATAGATCTAGAAATTGATGAATTATCCCAATTTTCATTATATATCTTCAAAATTATCTAGAATATAATTTGAATATTGTTGAAAACAATTCAATTGGATAAAAACTAATTATTTTAAATATGGATGAAAAATTTCTAATTTATGGATGACAAAACCATAATAGATTCATCACTTCGAACAGTAGAATGGAAAGACAACAAAGTGATTATGATTGACCAGACCCAATTACCGAATGAACTAGTATTTGTAGAATATGACGATTTTAACCAAGTTGCAAATGCCATCAAAACTTTGATAGTCAGAGGTGCACCTGCAATTGGTGTATCTGGTGCATTTGGTTTAGCATTAGCCTCTTTACAAAGCAAAGCAACAACAAAAGAAGAATTACTATCTGATTTGAAGAATGCAAGAAAAATTCTCTTTGCAACAAGACCCACTGCAGTAAATCTGGGATGGGGATTGGAAAAAATTATGAATATCGCTAAAACTGGTGAAACAGTTGAACAAATTAAAGATCTAGTAATCTCTACTGCTAAAAAAATGGCAGATGAAGATATAGAAATAAACAAAGCTATGGGAAAGAATGGTTCTGTTTTATTTGATGATAATGATACAATAATGACTCACTGCAATGCTGGTGCTCTAGCTACTGTTGCATATGGAACAGCATTAGGTGTAATTAGAGCAGCCAGAGAAAGTGGAAAAAATGTCAAGGTTATAGCAACTGAGACCAGACCGATTCAACAAGGATCACGATTAACAGCATTTGAGTTAAAACATGATGGATTTGATGTTAGTTTGGTTCCTGACACTGCAGTAGGATATTCGATGGCAAATGGATTAGTAAACAAAGTTGTAGTCGGAGCTGATAGAATTGTAAAGACAGGCCATGTCTTTAACAAAATTGGCACATATCAGGTAGCAACAATGGCCAAACAACACGGAATTCCATTTTATGTTGCAGCCCCATTATCAACAATTGATCTAAAAACAAAGGCTGAAGATGTCATTATTGAAATGCGTAATGGGACAGAAGTTACAGGAATTGGTGAAAAAAAAACAGCCCCCGATGATATTGGAGTTATTAATCCTGCATTTGATATGACTCCCCCAGAATTAATTTCTGGAATAATTACTGAAAAAGGTGTGGCTACAGCCCCTTATGAGGAATCAATCCCAAAATTATTTGAAGCTAATAATTAGAAAGTTTTTATTGTTTTTCAAACTGCCCTATACAATATGAGTACTGTTTCTGCACAGGCAATTGAGGATTCACTAAAACAATGCATGGATCCTGAAGTTCCACTAAATATTGTAGAAATGGGATTGATCTATGGAATTGATGTTACTGAAAACAATGATGTTAATATCAAAATGACAATGACCACACAAGGATGTCCTTTACATGAGACTTTAATTCAAGATGCAACAAGATACGCAAAAAAAGTTCCAGGAGTAAATAATGTGAAAATAGACATTGTATGGGAGCCTGCATGGTCAATGGATAAAATGACTGAAGAGGGAAAATTAAAAATCAAAAACATGGGTGCTGCAATGAATACTCCTGCTCCAATTAATTATGAAACTGCATTACCTCAAGGAGTTGGAAAACTAGTACAACAAGAAGACGGCTCTATGGTTTTGGCAAATGAGCATGAACAAGGATTTATGGTTAATCAAGCAATTGTTGACTTTTGGAAGTCTTGTAATGGACAACGTAAAGTCACCGAACTGGTTGAAGTGTTTGCTCAACAGACAGGACTACAAAGAAAGCAAGTTGAAAAAGAAGTCATGCAGTTATTACAACAACTACGTGAGGGTGGATTGATTGCAATTGCAGGTCAGCCAGACTCACCAAATGTAGAGTTTAAAAAATAATTCTAAAAAATATAGTCTGAATTTGCACCATCAAAGTTTATTGTGACTCCTGAAAGATATTTGATCTTATTTTGAATAATTGATTTGACAAAATTACCTATCTCTTCTGGCTCACCTAGTCTTTTCATAGGCAATGTTTTTTCAAATTCTTTGACATTTTCAATTAATTCTTGAGTTCTGTCTGTGTTAATAGGGCCAGGTGCTATGTTGATGCAAGAAATATTTTTTCCTGCATATTCTTTACTTAATACTTTGAAAACTTCTGCAAATGCAGCACGATATGCTGATGATATTATCAACTTTGCATTTGGCTCTTTAATTACACTAGAACTAATCAAAAAAATGTATCCTCCATCATTAATTTTGATATTTTGTAAAATGGTGATAAATCCTAGAAATAATTGATTGTGATATAGTTTCCAATCCTCTTCAGTTATTGTAGGAAATGGTTTTGGAGCTGGTCCCCCTGTGTTTAAAACTAGAATGTCTGTTTGAGTATTTTTTTCTAAAAATCCTTTAACACTATCCATATTTGATGTGTCAATATCATTTTTGGATGTTGCAAAAACATCAATGTCTATTGATTTAAGTGAATCTGAAATGGCTTGACCTATTCCACGTGAACCTCCAAGAACGATTGCACTAGTCATAATATTTCAAAAAACATTTGATAATTAAATTTCTTTACTAAAATTTCTTAAAATGTTGTATGCTTGTATTAAAACAATCAGTATGATTTAATCTAATAATTTCTACGTATTCTTCTTAAGCATTTTTTTGTGTTTGTATGTAATGACAAAATTACTGTATGCCACAATCATTACTTCTATAATTATAATGTCTGTTTTCAATACTAACGCATTTGCACAGTCAGATTTTAAAAAAATCAATAATGATGAAATACAAAATAATCTGGTTGCACAAGATATTCTTGCAAAAATAGAGCTATCAAAAAAACAGTTCTTGCAAGCAAAAGAGATTGAAAACAAACGTAACGCACAACAAAAATTCATTGATGAGCAACGAACTATTGCACAAAAATCACTTCAACAAGAACTACAAAGAATGGAAAAAACATATGAAGAATTTACACCTCGAAATGCCTTTACAAAATATGTTTCAAATCTTAATGTCACAAACCATGAGATATTCTGGGATCAATTTGATTATCTCCATACAAAAATATCTCTGGCAAGAGACGCAAGGGATTCTGTTCTTAAACAGGGTGGAACATTTTCTGATGCCATGAAGCAATATGTTCAGTTTGCAAAGATGCCAAAAATTGAAATGCAAAATATTGTGAAAGAACTTAACATAAAACACAATCTTGCACAAAAAGACATTCAATCAAATTTTGATATCAATGGAAAATTACCAAGATACGAAAATGATCTTGAAGCTCCATGCTATGGTTGTACTGCAAAAATCTCTAAAGTCAAAATTGATTCTGAACAATCAGTTCCTATAACAAGAACTGTTTTGGAACCAAAGCCTACAGAGATCACTGAACTAAAAGACTCTCTTTCAGATCTCCAAAACCAGTTCTTGGAATCAAAAAATATTATAGCTCAGAAAAAAATGGTATTTGAGATGAATGAAATCCTAAAACGAATTCAAATTCTTGAATAACCCTTTTCTCTTATTTTTGTAGATAAATTTTAATTTAATTAGAATATTTTTACTATTTAGATTTCTTTAATTTCTGTTATGGTGCCTAACACTGAATCCATTTGAATAATTGCCTTTTTCTCATCCCATCCTAATGCAACATACCAATCTCCTGCATCATCATGATATTTCGTTTCCAGCGTTTTGAGAACTTCAGGCTTTACATCATATTTTTTTGCAATACCTGAAACTGCTAATGCAATTGCATCTTTTTCCTTTTCTAGGCGCCTTTTCATTAATCCTATACCTGGACTCATAATCAAACTTGGATTGTTTCATCTAATATAGTTAATTCATAAAATTACCCACAAGCTGAATTTTTCTAATTGAAATCTTTACAATATTTCAAATAGCCCTACTATTGTAGATACAAAATGAAACTAATTCAAAGATTTTCAAATTCCGCACTTGCAAAATCAAGCACTCTTGTATCACTA comes from the Candidatus Nitrosopumilus sediminis genome and includes:
- a CDS encoding SDR family oxidoreductase; its protein translation is MNNLKILITGSSGALGSELKKKFPDAITPNHKELDITNKEQVTNFFNREKIDIVIHTAAITSIRKCEEERELTWKTNVDGTINLIDGLMKTNPNGKFVYVSTACVFDGNTGMYDESSIPYPENFYALSKLLGEQEVKKIPNYLIIRTNFAARKKWPYPKAFSDRFGTYLFADDVATGIVDVINSNKRGIIHIVGDEKISMLELARITTPDIQPMTIKDYSGPKLTMDMSLDSKKWKKYKISKN
- the wecB gene encoding non-hydrolyzing UDP-N-acetylglucosamine 2-epimerase; this translates as MKVMSIFGTRPEIIRLSRIFAKLETNFEHIMVNTNQNFTPELNRIFFKDLKIRKPDYNLKVNTGNYGKEIGEIIEKSEKIILKEKPDVLLILGDTNSGLAAIPASHHGIKIVHLEAGMRAYDFRMPEEKNRVLIDHLSSVLLPYTNYSRENLIRENIHTSKIYVVGNPIIEVINYFTKQIENSSVLEKMKLGTKDYFLITAHRSENVDDPKSLEKIFSGLEKIHLKFKKRIIYPIHPRTLSKIKKKIPKCIECIKPLGFFDFTKLEKNAFCIITDSGTVPEEALFFGVPCVTIRESTERPEYIEAGGNILSGLEPDNLVKSVKLITSSKNKLEWINSLGDNKTSDRVANILSGKIERQKF
- a CDS encoding SDR family NAD(P)-dependent oxidoreductase, with amino-acid sequence MKYSNVLNNKNILITGGTGSFGHQMIKELMPYKPKTVRIFSRDEDKQHSMKMELEKEPIFKKIEFVIGDVRDYDRMYTVTKDIDIVFHAAALKQVPTVESHPYEAVKTNIFGAYNVVKASVVRKVKNVIAVSTDKAVKPVNAMGMTKALQEKIILSDDLSKDGTKFCCVRYGNVLGSRGSVIPLWNSKIEAKQPLPITHKEMTRFLLTLSDAIDLVFYSLKHGKGGEIFVKKAPAAKMTDLALAYAELKTGKKDYPLEFIGVRAGEKIDEVLVSHEEMRRAQERKDHFVINRENDFDITSLKKSLKNIEYDSSNANHLSIKELKEIMKKLNWVL
- a CDS encoding glycosyltransferase family 2 protein translates to MKVSIIIPVYNAEKYLKECIESVLNQTYKNIEIIAVNDGSTDNSLEILKEYSDRIKIISKLNGGTASAFNLAIEKMTGDWFKWMSADDVLYPNAVEELITESEKIENKQNTILYSNYDIIDSNSKTIKQFIEPNYNNLDLFDFNIILLDHHIGNGITSLIHKSALERYGGFNETIGYAEDYELWLRFCVIYGCRLHLIPKILAKYRVHEEQLTQSKIGESLDKANSIRKMILDKLELKEREKYQNALKEKVRRKPISIKIRHLIRDKIVKKLPKSITDNIFKIYFNTIKK
- a CDS encoding class I SAM-dependent methyltransferase, with product MNWLGEIIQNHVNSSDIVLDLGCGIMQATTDSIEKHPELSTLERLKGKKSIPANLNCKMIVGVDIWEKYLEKNKERYIVLKSNVENTEIFLDNSFDIVISLDVLEHMNEETSLKLLDEMERISRRKVIIYTPKQFELNEKNEEDAWGMGKNPYQLHKSLIKPEIFEKRGYNVTFPEPDKNTLAIKEIS
- a CDS encoding glycosyltransferase family 4 protein — translated: MKIGIIHQFLDLLGGAERTTSALIDALKKTNHDITLYTSTDTEFEKSKKFEIKKINSTMPYLWKLKKQIENKKIYSKVNDQDLIIVMDGGFGFRFLPRKKIILYCHSTFEYEKKFIDQKIPGWRGILYKIVQNDIKNNLKHFNEENIHLISNSEFTKNSIKKLFGVDSKIIYPPVNLELFSNKIVKTEKVVSITRYAPEKNFTFFSKILKCCEVDFSVIGNSKLKQIEFYDDLKKQLENYKNIHLYNNISQKSLIEILFSSKVYFHPSIETFGISVVESIASGCIPIVPDNSAHKETVPFEELRYKENDENDAKMKIEAALRGDFDKYLPELKRHIEKFQTKKFQRNILEFIEEIMIT
- the mtnA gene encoding S-methyl-5-thioribose-1-phosphate isomerase, which encodes MDDKTIIDSSLRTVEWKDNKVIMIDQTQLPNELVFVEYDDFNQVANAIKTLIVRGAPAIGVSGAFGLALASLQSKATTKEELLSDLKNARKILFATRPTAVNLGWGLEKIMNIAKTGETVEQIKDLVISTAKKMADEDIEINKAMGKNGSVLFDDNDTIMTHCNAGALATVAYGTALGVIRAARESGKNVKVIATETRPIQQGSRLTAFELKHDGFDVSLVPDTAVGYSMANGLVNKVVVGADRIVKTGHVFNKIGTYQVATMAKQHGIPFYVAAPLSTIDLKTKAEDVIIEMRNGTEVTGIGEKKTAPDDIGVINPAFDMTPPELISGIITEKGVATAPYEESIPKLFEANN
- a CDS encoding PqqD family peptide modification chaperone, whose protein sequence is MSTVSAQAIEDSLKQCMDPEVPLNIVEMGLIYGIDVTENNDVNIKMTMTTQGCPLHETLIQDATRYAKKVPGVNNVKIDIVWEPAWSMDKMTEEGKLKIKNMGAAMNTPAPINYETALPQGVGKLVQQEDGSMVLANEHEQGFMVNQAIVDFWKSCNGQRKVTELVEVFAQQTGLQRKQVEKEVMQLLQQLREGGLIAIAGQPDSPNVEFKK
- a CDS encoding SDR family oxidoreductase codes for the protein MTSAIVLGGSRGIGQAISDSLKSIDIDVFATSKNDIDTSNMDSVKGFLEKNTQTDILVLNTGGPAPKPFPTITEEDWKLYHNQLFLGFITILQNIKINDGGYIFLISSSVIKEPNAKLIISSAYRAAFAEVFKVLSKEYAGKNISCINIAPGPINTDRTQELIENVKEFEKTLPMKRLGEPEEIGNFVKSIIQNKIKYLSGVTINFDGANSDYIF